Proteins encoded by one window of Zerene cesonia ecotype Mississippi chromosome 8, Zerene_cesonia_1.1, whole genome shotgun sequence:
- the LOC119828626 gene encoding UDP-glycosyltransferase UGT5-like has protein sequence MWLRRISVVFLLFIASKGVQSASILALFSSLSFSDHLVFRSYISLLVQQGHSVVMMTPYPGNFNPQELERIVELNVGTESAPFWEEYKRLYTDTDDYFPRLKSINDLSLKLAIAQLKSKVMTSLLINPNVKFDLVITEADVPLLYAIAEKYQTPHISITASSGKVHQYESKGTPIHPILYPDVNALNHRNITGWQKIVELYRHFSTRNEYYNNYLPLCDVAAKKMFGLKRDLIEVEYDIDILLIASNPLLIGNRPTVPAISFVDRLQIKPGYPLQQDLKIILDSAPKGVIYFSFGAIQEPEHLSTSILQTLADAFREMPFTILWKIGNATVVNLPENVITNVWFPQQEILAHPNVKAFITHGGPRSLEEAIFYEVPIIGLPTVRSRKVFISEITRYGTGEILDIYSLDKETLKQVVAEVATNNKYKNDMIKLKSMVVSPVISGPENAVWWTEYVLRNGGAKYLRSPAVGITFVKYYMLDIASILISISFTLLLATYFILRAIFRRLCSRFVNKFGNTGKYKAL, from the exons ATGTGGCTACGTCGAATTAGTGtggtgtttttattattcattgctAGTAAAGGAGTTCAAAGCGCATCTATATTAGCACTTTTTTCTTCCTTGTCCTTCTCTGATCACCTCGTATTCAGGAGTTATATTTCTCTTCTTGTTCAACAAGGACATTCTGTTGTCATGATGACCCCATATCCAGGTAACTTTAATCCTCAAGAATTGGAAAGAATAGTAGAACTCAATGTTGGAACTGAATCGGCGCCATTTTGGGAGGAATACAAGAGACTATATACTGATACTGACGACTATTTTCCTCGATTGAAAAGCATAAatgatttatctttaaaattagcCATTGCTCAGCTAAAATCGAAAGTGATGACATCCCTGCTAATTAACCCAAATGTTAAATTTGACCTCGTCATAACAGAAGCTGATGTACCTCTTTTGTATGCGATTGCTGAAAAATATCAAACTCCACACATTTCTATTACTGCGTCGAGTGGAAAAGTCCACCAGTATGAATCTAAAGGCACTCCCATTCATCCCATACTTTATCCAGATGTCAATGCCTTAAACCACAGAAATATAACGGGGTGGCAAAAAATTGTTGAGCTCTATCGTCATTTCAGCACAAGAaatgaatattacaataattacctTCCCCTTTGCGATGTTGCTGCTAAGAAAATGTTTGGACTCAAAAGAGACTTAATAGAGGTTGAATACGATATCGACATATTGTTAATAGCTAGTAATCCACTTTTAATCGGTAATAGACCAACTGTTCCAGCAATTTCTTTCGTCGATCGTCTTCAAATTAAGCCAGGATACCCCTTACAACAG gatttgaaaataattttagattcAGCGCCGAAAGGTGTTATATATTTCAGCTTCGGTGCAATTCAGGAACCTGAACATCTTTCCACCAGTATACTACAAACTCTAGCTGATGCGTTTCGAGAGATGCCGTTCACAATACTGTGGAAGATTGGCAATGCGACAGTGGTGAATTTGCCAGAAA ACGTAATAACCAATGTTTGGTTTCCTCAACAGGAAATTTTGG ctCACCCTAATGTTAAAGCTTTTATAACACATGGCGGGCCACGTTCCTTAGAAGAGGCGATTTTCTACGAAGTTCCTATAATTGGGTTACCAACAGTGCGTTctagaaaagtttttattagtgAAATAACTCGATATGGAACAGGAGAAATTTTGgatatttattctttagaCAAGGAGACTTTGAAACAAGTGGTGGCTGAAGTAGCAACCAACAATAA gtataagaatgatatgattaaattgaaaagtatGGTTGTGAGCCCCGTGATATCCGGTCCCGAGAACGCTGTCTGGTGGACGGAATATGTTCTACGCAATGGAGGCGCGAAGTATCTGCGTTCTCCAGCAGTTGGAATAACATTCGTTAAATACTATATGTTAGATATCGCTAGCATCTTGATTTCAATATCGTTTACTTTACTTTTGGCAACCTATTTCATTTTGCGAGCAATTTTCAGACGACTTTGTTCCcgctttgtaaataaatttggtaatacaggaaaatataaagcatTGTAA
- the LOC119828566 gene encoding cyclin-dependent kinase 20-like: protein MDRDISSYSVVGRIGEGAHGLVFKARHLPTGREVALKKILIKNLEDGIPVNVMREIKALQLLRCKYVIKLYDMFPRGMSLVLVLEYMCSGLWDMLHHNQQELTVPRIKSYAQMLLKGTRYMHAHYVMHRDLKPANLLINHEGILKIADLGLARLYWPDGGRPYSHQVATRWYRAPELLYGARYYSEKVDIWAVGCIMAEMITKQPLFSGESDIEQLAIVLQHLGTPTEETWPGHSDLPDYHKITFPESPPMPWTDIFPGVDPEAIHFVKSFILYDEKRRISAKEALRHSWFRSKPAPASLEDMPKPTANKSK from the exons ATGGACAGAGATATATCAAGCTACTCCGTTGTTGGGCGAATAGGGGAGGGTGCCCATGGTCTTGTATTTAAAGCTCGACATTTACCAACCGGACGAGAAGTTGCTTTAAAGAAAATCCTCATCAAAAATCTAGAGGATGGAATACCGGTCAATGTCATGAGAGAAATAAAGGCACTGCAGCTTTTACgatgtaaatat gTAATTAAACTTTACGACATGTTTCCGCGAGGAATGAGCCTTGTATTAGTATTGGAGTACATGTGTTCCGGGTTGTGGGATATGCTGCATCATAATCAACAAGAACTTACAGTCCCTAGAATTAAATCATACGCCCAGATGTTGTTGAAGGGAACGCGGTATATGCACGCTCATTATGTAATGCATAGA GATCTCAAACCTGCAAATCTACTCATAAATCACGAagggattttaaaaatagccGATTTGGGATTAGCACGCTTATACTGGCCTGATGGCGGTCGGCCATATTCCCATCAAGTCGCCACgag ATGGTACCGTGCACCAGAATTACTATATGGCGCCCGATACTATAGCGAGAAAGTTGATATATGGGCCGTAGGTTGTATTATGGCAGAAATGATAACAAAGCAACCACTATTTTCC GGTGAATCAGATATAGAGCAGCTAGCAATAGTTTTACAGCATCTGGGCACACCCACAGAAGAAACCTGGCCAGGCCATTCCGACTTACCCGATTATCACAAGATAACATTCCCCGAGTCTCCGCCAATGCCCTGGACGGATATATTCCCAGGGGTCGACCCGGAGGCCATACATTTTGTCAAAtctttcatattatatgatgAAAAGAGAAGGATCTCGGCTAAAGAA gcATTAAGGCATTCGTGGTTTCGATCAAAACCTGCACCAGCTTCTTTAGAAGACATGCCAAAACCAACTGCTAATAAAtcgaaatga